One Setaria viridis chromosome 7, Setaria_viridis_v4.0, whole genome shotgun sequence genomic region harbors:
- the LOC117863002 gene encoding indole-2-monooxygenase, translated as MANIAQQQFMRELTAPRAWMLLLLPVFLLLVRFSLSAKRSRKIRQQQNDHVPPSPPALPVLGHLHLVGSLPHVSLQNLARKHGMDLMLLRLAAMPVVVVSSPRAAEAVLRTHDHVFASRPLSLVADVVMYGTTDIGCAPYGDYWRKTRKLITTHLLTVKRVQLLRHAREEEVSTAMAQIGEAAAAGAAVDVGDLLGAFTNELACRAVMGKSSRNEDRSKLFRQLIVDTSPLLGGFHAEEFFPFLARFGVLSKLVRAKSERLRRRWDELLDRLIDDHESKRHESKNEDDDFIHVLLSVRQEYGLTRENMKAILLDVFFGGIDTAASVLEYTVVELIQRPQVMRRLQAEVRSIVPTGQDIVSEADLNSMAYLRAVIKESLRQRPVTPLLAPHFSMASCSIDGMVVPAGVRVLINVWAIGRDPRFWQDAEEFIPERFLDGGSAAGVSFKGNDFQFLPFSAGRRQCPGMNFGMAAVEVMLANLVHRFDWEMPPGKEARDIDMTEEFGLVVHRKEKLLLVPRLVRV; from the exons ATGGCAAACATAGCACAGCAACAGTTCATGCGCGAGCTGACGGCTCCACGAGCATGgatgctcctgctcctcccagTCTTCCTCTTGCTTGTGCGCTTCTCGTTGAGTGCCAAGAGATCGAGGAAGATCAGGCAGCAGCAAAATGACCACGTACCGCCTTCGCCTCCGGCGCTGCCGGTCCTCGGGCACCTCCACCTCGTTGGCTCGCTCCCGCACGTCTCCCTCCAGAACCTCGCCAGGAAGCATGGTATGGACCTCatgctcctccgcctcgccgccatgccggtcgtcgtcgtctcgtcgccgcgcgccgccgaggcggtgCTGCGCACACACGACCACGTGTTCGCGTCCCGACCGCTCTCCCTCGTCGCCGACGTCGTCATGTACGGCACGACCGACATCGGCTGCGCGCCGTACGGGGACTACTGGCGGAAGACGAGGAAGCTCATCACCACGCACCTCCTCACCGTCAAGAGGGTGCAGCTGTTACGCCACGCCCGCGAGGAAGAG GTGAGCACGGCGATGGCTCAGATcggggaggcggccgccgccggcgccgcggtggaCGTGGGCGATCTGCTCGGCGCGTTCACGAACGAACTGGCCTGCCGCGCCGTCATGGGAAAGTCATCCCGGAACGAGGACCGGAGCAAGCTGTTCCGGCAGCTCATCGTCGACACGTCCCCGCTCCTGGGCGGCTTCCACGCCGAGGAATTCTTCCCGTTCCTCGCCCGCTTCGGCGTGCTAAGCAAGTTGGTTCGCGCCAAGTCCGAGAGATTGAGGAGAAGGtgggacgagctgctggacagGCTGATCGATGACCATGAGAGCAAAAGGCACGAGTCCAAAAATGAGGATGACGACTTCATACACGTCTTGCTCTCTGTTCGGCAGGAGTACGGCCTTACCAGAGAGAACATGAAAGCTATCCTGCTT GATGTGTTTTTCGGGGGAATAGACACAGCAGCTTCGGTACTGGAATACACCGTCGTTGAGCTCATACAGAGGCCACAAGTGATGAGGAGACTCCAAGCCGAGGTGAGGAGCATCGTGCCCACCGGACAGGACATCGTCAGCGAGGCCGACCTGAACAGCATGGCCTACCTGAGAGCCGTCATAAAGGAGTCGCTCCGGCAGCGCCCCGTGACGCCGCTCCTCGCGCCGCACTTCTCCATGGCCAGCTGCAGCATCGACGGGATGGTGGTCCCCGCCGGTGTTCGCGTTCTGATCAACGTCTGGGCCATCGGCAGGGACCCGCGCTTCTGGCAGGACGCGGAGGAGTTCATCCCCGAGAGGTTCCtcgacggcggcagcgcggcgggcgTCAGCTTCAAGGGGAACGACTTCCAGTTCCTGCCCTTCAGCGCCGGCCGCAGGCAGTGCCCCGGGATGAACTTCGGGATGGCCGCCGTCGAGGTCATGCTGGCGAACCTCGTGCACCGATTCGACTGGGAGATGCCGccggggaaggaggcgcgcgACATCGACATGACCGAGGAGTTCGGGCTGGTGGTGCACAGGAAGGAGAAGCTCCTATTAGTTCCGAGACTAGTACGTGTGTAG
- the LOC117864773 gene encoding GPI-anchored protein LLG1-like yields the protein MGSTSTTTMLLYCIALSMVAVGLAMSGAADSPVRFEHARGIGSVIRSCRGVPSAEWCCGAFKAFACPYSDLLNDNAENGCASDMFFEINVRVWLHPSLFSQLCVEGPLGLQCI from the exons ATGGGTTCCACAAGCACTACCACGATGCTCTTGTACTGCATCGCATTGTCCATGGTTGCCGTTGGGCTTGCG ATGTCTGGTGCAGCGGACAGCCCCGTGCGGTtcgagcacgcgcgcggcaTCGGCTCGGTGATCAGGAGCTGCAGGGGCGTGCCGTCGGCGGAGTGGTGCTGCGGGGCGTTCAAGGCCTTCGCGTGCCCCTACAGCGACCTCCTCAACGACAACGCCGAGAACGGGTGCGCCAGCGACATGTTCTTCGAGATCAACGTACGCGTCTGGCTGCACCCGAGCCTCTTCTCCCAGCTGTGCGTCGAGGGTCCGCTGGGGCTCCAGTGTATCTAA
- the LOC117864772 gene encoding uncharacterized protein has protein sequence MVDMTAVGTSRTQFPRLSSLAEAEPTSFLVRLNQTRPKCPTPTRHERIRPHKTLPPRLLPIPNLPPPPPPTIAMASTPSTPASRLRREDAARAVAALLRWLQKHPTPAPEPIYLIVALKSAPARRFKHQLRLPHSPFPSISLVSDRLPADLPDDVDPLPSSALRSLPATARRGLVLVDRRLRVPGAGGSGKPAGAKRGVTVPVDPSDPAWAESAREAARCVELQVEGGTCRAVRVGHGAMAREEAVENVVAAVEAAAACVPRKWRNVRALHIKSPESVALPLYSVPGTSSGQDGDGDGNPEAAKREFAAAAAAEEQGRVKRRKKSGVDCN, from the coding sequence ATGGTCGATATGACTGCGGTTGGTACGAGCCGAACTCAATTCCCACGGCTCAGTTCCCTCGCGGAAGCCGAGCCCACCAGCTTCCTGGTCCGACTCAACCAAACCAGGCCCAAGTGCCCAACCCCAACCAGACACGAACGCATACGTCCACACAAAACCCtacctcctcggctcctcccaATTCCcaacctcccgccgccgccgccgccaacgatTGCAATGGCATCCACTCCCTCCACCCccgccagccgcctccgccgcgaggATGCGGCCCGCGCGGTGGCCGCACTCCTCCGGTGGCTCCAGAAGCACCCgaccccggcgccggagccCATCTACCTCATCGTCGCCCTCAAGAGCGCCCCCGCCCGGCGCTTCAAGCATCAGCTCCGCCTCCCGCACTCCCCGTTCCCCTCCATCTCCCTCGTCTCCGATCGCCTCCCGGCCGACCTTCCCGACGACGTCGACCCGCTCCCTTCCTCCGCGCTCCGGTCCCTCCCCGCCAccgcgcggcgcggcctggTCCTCGTCGATCGCCGCCTCAgggtccccggcgccggcggcagcggcaagcCGGCCGGCGCCAAGCGCGGCGTGACCGTGCCTGTGGACCCGTCCGACCCGGCGTGGGCGGAGTCcgcgagggaggcggcgcggtgCGTGGAGCTGCAGGTGGAGGGCGGGACGTGCCGCGCCGTGCGCGTGGGCCACGGTGCGATGGCGCGGGAGGAGGCCGTAGAGAACGTGGTGGCCGCggtggaggcggccgccgcgtgcGTGCCGAGGAAGTGGAGGAACGTGCGGGCGCTGCACATCAAGTCCCCCGAGTCGGTCGCGCTGCCGCTCTACTCGGTGCCCGGCACGAGCAGCGGccaggacggcgacggcgacggcaaccCAGAGGCTGCGAAGCGGGaattcgcggcggcggcggcggcagaggagcAGGGGAgggtgaagaggaggaagaagagtggCGTGGATTGTAATTAG